In Anaerolineales bacterium, a genomic segment contains:
- the secG gene encoding preprotein translocase subunit SecG — protein sequence MVNVVDISLIIISVALIVSVIMQSKGAGLGGLTGADTGGIFTARRGVEKTLFYVTIVLSVLFFTLAIISVKVS from the coding sequence GTGGTCAACGTTGTAGACATTTCATTGATTATTATATCGGTAGCGCTGATTGTGAGCGTTATTATGCAAAGCAAGGGTGCAGGTTTGGGCGGCTTGACCGGTGCAGACACGGGCGGTATCTTCACTGCTCGAAGAGGCGTTGAGAAGACGCTTTTTTATGTAACCATCGTTTTGAGTGTGTTATTCTTTACCCTGGCAATCATTTCAGTTAAAGTATCATAA
- a CDS encoding type II secretion system protein E, translating into MFTNRPAKNGHTPTSTEYDVLAEAKTVGASDHITADAYMIRDRVQRRLLAEADGEVDLSHIPQMHQMIESLFNRVLTEENLLYTRAVRSRLLDWVIADILGFGPLEPLLNEPSITEVMVNGYDNIYIERYGKVEKTRITFENEAHLMRIVDRIVAPLGRRVDESSPMVDARLPNGYRVNVIIPPLSLIGPMLTIRKFAQTPFTAQDLVANGTLTTPLVNFLKACVEARVNLVISGGTGSGKTTLLNVVSAFIPSNERIITIEDIAELQMKQEHVGRLEKRPSNVEGKGEVTIRQLVINSLRMRPDRIIVGEARGGEALDMLQAMNTGHDGSMTTIHSNSPRDTLRRIETMVLMAGLELPLRAIREQVSSAIELIVHMERLRDGTRKVVHVAEVQGMEGDTIIMQDLFLWEQVGIQNGRVIGALKSTGLRPKFAEKFAINNIELPAEIFNVGTVI; encoded by the coding sequence ATGTTTACCAATAGACCAGCTAAAAACGGGCACACGCCGACCTCAACTGAGTATGATGTCTTAGCTGAGGCCAAGACTGTAGGTGCAAGTGATCATATCACGGCGGATGCCTACATGATCCGCGACCGCGTTCAACGGAGATTGCTCGCTGAAGCGGATGGCGAAGTGGACCTGTCACACATCCCCCAGATGCACCAGATGATCGAGTCGCTGTTCAACCGGGTGTTAACCGAGGAAAACCTGTTGTATACCCGGGCTGTGCGTTCCCGGCTATTGGATTGGGTCATCGCAGACATCCTGGGGTTCGGTCCTCTGGAGCCATTGCTCAATGAGCCGAGTATCACAGAAGTCATGGTCAACGGCTATGATAATATCTATATCGAGCGATACGGAAAAGTAGAAAAAACACGCATTACATTTGAGAATGAAGCCCACCTGATGCGCATCGTCGACCGCATCGTAGCACCGTTGGGAAGGCGTGTGGATGAATCGAGCCCCATGGTGGATGCCCGCTTGCCCAATGGTTACCGTGTCAACGTGATCATTCCACCCCTCTCCCTTATCGGGCCAATGCTGACCATCCGCAAGTTCGCTCAAACCCCCTTCACTGCACAAGATCTGGTGGCGAACGGTACCCTAACAACGCCCCTGGTCAACTTCTTGAAGGCCTGCGTGGAAGCCCGTGTAAATCTCGTCATCTCGGGTGGTACCGGCTCAGGTAAAACGACGCTGCTCAATGTTGTATCTGCTTTCATACCGAGTAACGAGCGAATCATTACCATCGAGGATATCGCCGAGTTGCAGATGAAACAGGAGCACGTCGGTAGGCTGGAGAAACGCCCGTCTAACGTGGAAGGAAAGGGCGAAGTCACCATCCGCCAGCTGGTGATAAACTCGCTGCGTATGCGCCCCGACCGGATCATCGTAGGCGAGGCGCGTGGCGGTGAAGCGCTGGACATGCTCCAGGCGATGAACACCGGCCATGACGGCTCCATGACCACGATCCACTCCAACAGCCCGCGCGATACCCTGCGGCGTATCGAGACGATGGTATTGATGGCGGGTCTTGAGCTACCCTTGCGGGCAATCCGTGAGCAGGTATCTTCAGCCATTGAGCTGATCGTCCACATGGAGCGCCTGCGGGATGGCACCCGTAAAGTAGTGCATGTGGCCGAAGTACAAGGTATGGAAGGCGACACGATCATTATGCAAGACCTTTTCCTGTGGGAACAGGTCGGCATCCAAAACGGAAGAGTGATCGGTGCGTTGAAATCCACCGGCCTACGCCCGAAATTTGCCGAGAAATTTGCCATTAACAACATCGAGCTACCGGCAGAGATATTTAATGTAGGTACCGTAATCTAA
- the aspA gene encoding aspartate ammonia-lyase, with protein sequence MSDSRLEHDLLGERRIADEHYYGIQTLRAVENFAISGIAISQYPRLIHSLAYIKKAAALANHELGLMPEDITQAITQACDDILQGQLHGEFVVDAIQGGAGTSTNMNANEVIANRALEHLGLPKGQYEVLHPLNHVNLSQSTNDVYPTALRLTLSMKLDGLLVEMQALQTALAEKGVEFSDVIKMGRTQLQDAVPMTLGQEFDAWGVTVGEDIARVREAQSLIREINLGATAIGTGINAPPGYAELVTHKLRELSGVPVVQSPNLVEATQDAGAYVQLSGVLKRVAVKLSKISNDLRLLSSGPRAGLGEINLPPMAPGSSIMPGKVNPIIPEVVNQVAFEVIGNDLTVTMAAEAGQLELNAMEPVIAYNLFTSLDMLGRACRTLVNRCILGITANREHCRQLVENSIGLVTALNPLIGYDKASEVAREALRSGKSVVEVVLEKGYLSREELEQVLSPHRMIR encoded by the coding sequence ATGTCGGATTCACGTCTTGAACACGACCTGTTAGGTGAGCGCCGGATTGCGGATGAACATTATTATGGGATCCAGACCCTGCGTGCGGTGGAAAATTTTGCTATCAGTGGGATCGCCATCTCCCAATACCCCCGGCTGATACACTCCCTTGCATACATTAAGAAAGCAGCTGCCCTTGCAAATCATGAGCTGGGTTTGATGCCTGAGGATATCACCCAAGCTATCACGCAGGCTTGCGATGATATTTTGCAGGGCCAGCTACACGGCGAGTTTGTTGTGGATGCCATCCAGGGTGGGGCGGGCACTTCCACGAACATGAATGCCAATGAGGTCATCGCCAACCGGGCGCTCGAGCATCTTGGCCTACCAAAAGGGCAATATGAAGTGCTGCACCCACTCAATCACGTCAACCTTTCGCAATCCACCAATGATGTTTACCCTACCGCTCTGCGCCTGACTCTCAGCATGAAATTGGATGGCCTGCTGGTTGAGATGCAGGCTCTGCAGACTGCCCTGGCGGAGAAGGGGGTTGAGTTTTCCGACGTAATCAAGATGGGGCGTACCCAGCTCCAGGATGCCGTCCCCATGACCCTCGGGCAGGAGTTCGATGCCTGGGGTGTGACAGTTGGGGAGGATATTGCGCGTGTCAGGGAGGCGCAGTCCTTGATCCGGGAGATCAACCTGGGAGCCACAGCTATCGGCACCGGTATTAATGCGCCTCCCGGTTATGCTGAGCTGGTCACTCACAAGCTGAGAGAGCTGAGCGGAGTGCCTGTGGTCCAATCGCCTAACCTGGTGGAAGCCACCCAGGATGCTGGGGCTTATGTACAGCTATCGGGGGTGTTGAAGCGGGTGGCAGTCAAGTTATCCAAGATCAGCAATGACCTGCGTCTGCTTTCATCCGGTCCACGCGCTGGGCTGGGGGAGATCAACCTGCCTCCCATGGCACCCGGGTCAAGCATCATGCCGGGCAAGGTCAACCCGATCATCCCCGAGGTGGTGAACCAGGTGGCCTTCGAGGTGATCGGCAACGACCTGACGGTCACCATGGCGGCTGAAGCCGGCCAGCTTGAGCTGAATGCCATGGAGCCTGTGATTGCCTACAACCTGTTCACTTCATTGGACATGCTCGGGCGTGCCTGTCGCACACTCGTCAATCGTTGCATCCTGGGTATCACCGCCAACCGCGAGCATTGCCGGCAGCTGGTTGAGAACAGCATCGGGCTGGTGACTGCCCTGAACCCATTGATTGGCTATGACAAAGCCAGTGAAGTCGCCCGGGAAGCATTGCGCTCAGGAAAATCAGTGGTGGAAGTGGTGCTTGAAAAAGGTTACCTGAGCCGGGAGGAGCTTGAGCAGGTGCTATCTCCACATAGGATGATCCGCTAA